In Ovis canadensis isolate MfBH-ARS-UI-01 breed Bighorn chromosome 15, ARS-UI_OviCan_v2, whole genome shotgun sequence, the genomic stretch ctgcttggagggagattctttaccactgagccatctgagagGTCCAAGCATGGAGATAACATCTAACATATAGTTTGGCATAAAAATGATAGGTATTCTTACAAtgttaatatttccttttattaaagTATTCTTTACCACATAATGAGATGGAGAACATTTAGGAAGGAGTAGGTTAATTGTGGAATATCgcaaatgtattaataaatatgattaaaatttattttaataaagattaaatTGATATCTGGATATGTCAATTAGATAGTTGCATACGCATATTTATTCCTAAATTTTCCACTTTGAATGTGTAAGTTACCTTAAGTGATTCTTTacttaaatatttcacttttgtgATTTTATACCTGGTTCATCTTTTCATGGAGTTCCCTATTTATCTCTTATTATCTCACTTTTCCTATAAAACTCAGCTGAAGTATTGTTTACTTTGAGAAACCTTCCCAGATCCAGAGTTGATTATAGATATTCTGGAAATGTGAACACTTATCCATGAATATATTTATAGTGACACTTATAAAATTAGTTGGTAGGGTCTGACCCCTCATTATACATCTAATCACTGAGACTAGGGAAACATTCTTATTTGACTTTATGATCCTAATGTCAGGTTTAACACATTGAGTGAATAAAGTACATTAAGCTTATAATCAATGTAAAGGTGTTTTTAATTGTTTGATTTGATTTATAGGTAAACTGTTCCTCTTATCTGAAGTCAGCACCTATAAGGAATAGATGGAACCAAGAAGCAATGTGACTCACTTTGTCCTCCTGGGCCTCACACAGAATCCAAAGGAGCAGAAAGTCCTATTTGTTATGTTCTTATTCTTCTACATTTTGACCATGTTGGGCAACATGCTTATTGTGGTGACTGTAACATTTAGTAAGACCCTGAATTCACCGATGTACTTTTTTCTTGCTAGCTTATCATTTATGGATGTCATCTATTCCTCATCTATTTCTCCCAAACTGATTTCAAGCTTGTTCGTGGGGAAAAATACCATATCCTTCCAATCCTGTATGACCCAGCTCTTTACAGAGCATTTTTTTGGTGGATCGGAGGTCTTCCTTCTGCtggtgatggcctatgaccgctatgtggccatctgtaagCCCTTGCATTACTTGGTGATCATGAGGCAATGGGTATGTGTTGTGCTGCTGGTGGTGTCCTGGGTTGGAGGTTTTCTGCACTCAATTATTCAACTTAGCACTATTTTTGGGCTCCCATTCTGTGGCCCCAATGTCATTGATCATTTTTTCTGTGACATGTACCCTCTATTGAAACTCGTCTGTACTGACACCTATGTCATTGGCATCTTAGTTGTGGCCAATGGAGGACTGATCTGCACTATAGTGTTTCTGCTCTTGCTCGTCTCCTATGGAGTCATCCTGCACTCTCTGAAGAACCTGAGTCAGGAAGGGAGGCGGAAAGCCCTCCAGACCTGTGGTTCCCACATCACTGTGGTTGTCTGCTTCTTTGTTCCCTGTATTTTCATGTATGTGAGACCTGCTAAGACCTTCCCCTTTGACAAATCACTGAGCGTGTTTTACACAGTCATAACCCCCATGCTGAACCCATTAATCTACACTCTGAGAAACTCAGAGATGACAAATGCTATGGATAAGCTTTGGAGAAGGAACATGGCATTTTATGATAAAAAAGGGCATCGGCCACCATGAAGGGGGGCATTTGACATCAGAGACCACTTCCTTGGAATTCAGTAGCTTTCTCAGATCTGatgctgatttctttttcttcaaagaatttataattataatacaaAAAGTTATGCTATAACCATGCAACTGTGCTGTTCATAACATGAATAGTTTCTCTCCATGGTAGAATGTAAGGTCTGTAATATTTTGTTATCACTGTACCTAGAAAGGTGTAAGGCTTATATTGAAGGAGCCAATATCATGTAACAGATTAGTGAGGAAATTTTATATAGTTACACCAAT encodes the following:
- the LOC138421018 gene encoding olfactory receptor 4A47, which translates into the protein MEPRSNVTHFVLLGLTQNPKEQKVLFVMFLFFYILTMLGNMLIVVTVTFSKTLNSPMYFFLASLSFMDVIYSSSISPKLISSLFVGKNTISFQSCMTQLFTEHFFGGSEVFLLLVMAYDRYVAICKPLHYLVIMRQWVCVVLLVVSWVGGFLHSIIQLSTIFGLPFCGPNVIDHFFCDMYPLLKLVCTDTYVIGILVVANGGLICTIVFLLLLVSYGVILHSLKNLSQEGRRKALQTCGSHITVVVCFFVPCIFMYVRPAKTFPFDKSLSVFYTVITPMLNPLIYTLRNSEMTNAMDKLWRRNMAFYDKKGHRPP